A genome region from Chiroxiphia lanceolata isolate bChiLan1 chromosome 5, bChiLan1.pri, whole genome shotgun sequence includes the following:
- the LOC116787652 gene encoding protein mono-ADP-ribosyltransferase PARP12-like has product MEYSWYWLDDSEQWIEYGKEHPDHCSASVTSAFLENEYLADKNAVIFFSAGSQHYKINFADMVQTNLLFKTQRNVIRLPKHLLPEGGQDRSQNMTLSSVYPPQWDQSALPDIGFKLIQLSFDSHEYGKIKRLFEKTMKDYCINQLQRIQNPTLWELFQWQKEKMKKVSKSKRVDERLLFHGTNPSHVSAICEQNFDWRLCGTHGTMYGKGSYFARDASYSHQYCSARSGRYTMFVAQVLVGDFVQGNSEYCRPPARASNSNRLYDSCVDDPIDPSIFVIFEKQQIYPAYILEYSVETQCVVL; this is encoded by the exons ATGGAGTACTCCTGGTATTGGCTTGATGATTCTGAGCAGTGGATTGAGTATGGGAAAGAG CATCCAGATCACTGCTCTGCCAGTGTAACATCTGCATTTCTGGAAAATGAATATCTAGCTGACAAGAAcgctgttatttttttctcgGCTGGTTCTCAGCACTATAAGATAAACTTTGCAG acaTGGTCCAAACAAATTTGctctttaaaacacaaagaaatgttattCGACTGCCAAAACATCTGTTACCTGAAGGTGGACAAGACAGAAG ccaAAACATGACCCTGTCTTCTGTCTATCCTCCACAATGGGACCAGTCTGCACTACCTGACATTGGGTTCAAG ttgaTACAGCTCAGCTTTGATTCCCACGAATATGGAAAAATCAAAAGGCTGTTTGAAAAGACGATGAAAGATTATTGCATCAACCAACTTCAGAGGATCCAGAACCCAACACTTTGGGAACTTTTTCAGTG gcaaaaagagaagatgaagaagGTCAGTAAATCAAAAAGGGTGGATGAGCGGCTCCTGTTCCATGGGACAAATCCATCCCACGTGTCTGCCATCTGTGAGCAGAACTTTGACTGGAGGCTCTGTGGGACTCATGGGACAATGTATGGAAAAG GAAGCTACTTTGCCCGAGATGCCAGCTATTCTCACCAATACTGTTCCGCTCGCAGTGGTCGCTACACCATGTTTGTAGCTCAAGTTCTCGTTGGAGACTTTGTTCAGGGAAACTCTGAATACTGTCGCCCTCCAGCCCGAGCCAGCAATTCAAACAGACTTTATGACAGCTGTGTGGATGACCCGATAGACCCTTCCATCTTTGTCATCTTTGAGAAGCAACAAATTTACCCTGCCTATATCTTGGAGTACAGCGTTGAGACCCAGTGCGTGGTCCTGTAA